Proteins from a genomic interval of Micromonospora sp. NBC_00389:
- a CDS encoding lipopolysaccharide biosynthesis protein, with amino-acid sequence MLAALAGAAVLGSEQYGLFAFLTLTVSLLNSFAVPGLAPLVNQAIAATGDLRRAGALTSVALSFVAVQLFICCTGFLLLVDVAKVDWSGQGNELLQGFGSAVAVWWTVATGFGIVISAVFAGHKRFATLAKLTFARAVLVGCTTVTVGAMYGSATLSAAAAGTAEMAMTAVGLVIVLKARWLVPAGRHEAMALARSLVRRAVPAGAAALSINGAAWLLQSLLLSRADGLAENGGFALASRLSLVVSFLPGALANSSITYVAGPSDPLRTRSVVLRVVKIGMAFAVAAALSIVVAANYLPALLGPTYEQFSSVIVIMALTGVAVSANHVLGSVAVGLGRIRAWVISDGVLAAALCILALLLAPRYGANGAAIATGFAYAVSAALLAAVLVPRVMKRESTERDGLPSGDSPFRTVRSPIHQVPMSETVPWGDDEIRRHGVS; translated from the coding sequence ATGTTGGCGGCACTCGCGGGGGCGGCGGTGCTTGGCTCCGAGCAGTACGGACTGTTCGCCTTCTTGACGCTGACCGTGAGCCTGCTCAACTCTTTCGCCGTCCCCGGACTCGCACCGCTGGTCAACCAGGCCATAGCGGCCACCGGCGATCTGCGGCGGGCTGGAGCGCTCACTTCGGTGGCGCTGTCCTTCGTCGCCGTCCAGCTGTTCATCTGCTGCACGGGCTTCCTTCTGCTGGTGGACGTAGCCAAGGTCGACTGGTCGGGCCAGGGAAACGAGCTGTTGCAGGGCTTCGGGAGCGCGGTGGCGGTGTGGTGGACGGTGGCAACCGGCTTCGGGATCGTGATCTCGGCGGTGTTCGCCGGACACAAGCGGTTCGCCACCCTGGCCAAGCTGACCTTCGCCAGGGCGGTGCTTGTCGGCTGCACCACGGTGACTGTTGGAGCGATGTACGGATCAGCGACACTGTCGGCCGCCGCAGCGGGGACCGCCGAAATGGCGATGACGGCCGTCGGCCTGGTGATTGTCCTCAAAGCGCGTTGGTTGGTCCCCGCCGGGAGGCACGAGGCCATGGCTCTGGCTAGGAGTCTCGTCCGGCGTGCGGTCCCGGCCGGTGCGGCCGCGTTGTCGATCAACGGTGCAGCCTGGCTTCTTCAGAGCCTCTTGTTATCTCGAGCGGATGGACTCGCCGAAAACGGCGGATTCGCACTGGCCAGCCGGTTGAGCCTCGTTGTGAGCTTTCTTCCGGGCGCGCTCGCAAACTCTTCGATCACCTATGTGGCAGGTCCGAGCGACCCGCTGCGGACGCGATCCGTCGTGCTCCGCGTGGTGAAGATCGGAATGGCTTTCGCCGTGGCGGCGGCGCTTTCGATCGTTGTGGCGGCGAACTACCTTCCGGCACTGCTGGGCCCGACGTACGAACAGTTCAGCTCGGTTATTGTGATCATGGCGTTGACTGGCGTCGCTGTCTCCGCCAACCACGTGCTCGGCAGTGTGGCGGTCGGCCTCGGTAGGATCCGTGCCTGGGTAATCAGTGACGGCGTCCTGGCGGCCGCCCTGTGCATCCTCGCACTTCTCCTGGCCCCGCGTTACGGCGCGAATGGCGCGGCGATCGCAACCGGCTTCGCCTATGCCGTCTCGGCGGCCTTGCTTGCTGCCGTTCTGGTCCCCCGGGTCATGAAGAGGGAATCGACGGAACGAGATGGTTTACCGTCTGGCGACTCCCCTTTCCGGACCGTTCGCTCGCCAATTCATCAAGTGCCCATGTCTGAGACGGTGCCCTGGGGAGACGATGAGATCCGGCGACATGGTGTGTCGTGA
- a CDS encoding glycosyltransferase family 4 protein produces MKILVAGGVFRHSAEELAKREPAPEVVLVDGLRRRGIEVRACRLEDRGTVALARESDIVHVHHLSKAAVLAALSPLARPFVFTAHRFALPPTPLQRRAQRMVMSRATAVVCLSQVEAEQTTSRYRLPRSRVEVIPNGIGISSDVCRPRRLAPDGQIILLFVGQLIAMKQIHRVIEALPDLPRQVVLRLVYHNDELECRLRERARALGLLDRVTFVGQRSGPELVEEYRRAHLLVLPSELGYECLPSVVTEGLLTGLPVVASEVGGVPDQVRDAGVLVSPSSSVSLAPAITTVLQAYEHFANRALARARTAANDYSVDHMIDRHLDLYQRLMQKGEM; encoded by the coding sequence ATGAAAATACTGGTGGCTGGCGGCGTTTTCCGCCACTCGGCGGAGGAACTGGCCAAAAGGGAACCCGCCCCGGAAGTCGTACTGGTCGATGGCCTGCGGAGGCGCGGCATAGAGGTGCGCGCCTGTCGACTTGAGGACCGTGGGACAGTGGCGCTGGCACGCGAGAGCGACATCGTCCACGTACACCATTTGTCGAAGGCAGCCGTTCTCGCGGCTCTCTCGCCCCTCGCGCGCCCGTTCGTCTTCACGGCGCACCGTTTCGCGCTGCCGCCGACCCCGCTGCAGCGGAGGGCCCAGCGTATGGTCATGTCCCGGGCAACGGCGGTCGTCTGCCTGAGCCAGGTGGAGGCGGAGCAGACAACAAGCCGCTATCGCCTCCCCCGGTCGCGTGTGGAAGTGATTCCGAACGGGATAGGCATCTCCAGTGACGTCTGTCGACCGCGTCGGTTGGCCCCTGACGGCCAGATCATCCTTCTGTTCGTTGGCCAGCTCATCGCGATGAAGCAGATCCATCGGGTCATCGAGGCATTGCCTGACCTGCCCCGACAGGTCGTCCTCCGGCTCGTCTACCACAACGACGAGCTGGAGTGCCGGCTGCGGGAGCGGGCCCGCGCCCTGGGGCTGCTCGATCGGGTCACCTTCGTCGGCCAACGCAGTGGGCCGGAGCTGGTGGAGGAGTACCGGCGGGCCCATCTGCTCGTTCTGCCGTCCGAGCTCGGGTACGAATGCCTGCCCAGTGTCGTCACCGAGGGCCTGCTGACCGGTCTGCCAGTGGTGGCCAGCGAGGTCGGGGGCGTACCGGACCAGGTGCGCGATGCAGGCGTGCTGGTCAGTCCGTCCAGTTCGGTCAGTCTGGCGCCGGCGATCACGACCGTGCTGCAGGCGTACGAACACTTCGCCAACCGCGCGCTCGCGCGTGCCCGAACCGCCGCCAACGACTACTCGGTCGATCACATGATCGACCGGCATCTGGATCTCTACCAGCGCCTCATGCAAAAGGGGGAAATGTGA
- a CDS encoding glycosyltransferase family 4 protein — protein MRIVHIGTSDVPVLHRFGGALQRRIMEMARLQAAAGHEVVVLTPGEHSGVLDVDGVQVRSLPLRSHRPLRDYEMLIGARRWLNGVPRYDVLHAHGSPVAATALGARFAATVQSVDFFRYRGTSNGAVHRYYRARLDDFDLILAASEFCARHFVGFYPNLGDRTRVLYNGVNTLQFRNDPEAARRARSALNLPSGRLVVYLGRVCEQKGSDLLAPLAAALRRTLPQVTVVAAGPPERFARNGPSELTKVLTGAGVRCLGAVDEKIVAGLLSAADVCVLPTRRDEMFGMAALEAAACGTPVVAADLGGIPEAVGPCGLLFPQGDDRGFIEAVTRLLQDPELAGTLRARAPQHVARFEWSSIVNEATNYYEKVLP, from the coding sequence GTGAGGATCGTACACATCGGCACGTCGGACGTGCCGGTCCTGCACCGCTTCGGGGGCGCGCTCCAGCGCAGGATCATGGAAATGGCACGGCTTCAGGCCGCCGCCGGTCATGAGGTCGTCGTGCTCACTCCGGGTGAGCATTCCGGCGTGCTGGATGTGGACGGGGTCCAGGTCAGAAGCCTTCCGCTGCGTAGCCATCGGCCCTTACGCGACTACGAAATGTTGATCGGCGCGAGGCGGTGGCTGAACGGGGTGCCCCGTTATGACGTGTTGCACGCCCACGGATCGCCCGTAGCGGCAACCGCACTGGGAGCCAGGTTCGCCGCGACCGTGCAGTCGGTCGATTTCTTCCGGTACCGCGGTACCTCGAACGGGGCGGTGCACCGTTACTATCGCGCGCGGCTTGACGACTTCGACCTGATCCTGGCGGCGTCCGAATTCTGCGCCCGTCACTTCGTCGGCTTCTATCCGAATCTCGGTGACAGGACCCGGGTCCTTTACAACGGAGTGAACACGCTTCAGTTCCGCAACGACCCGGAGGCGGCCCGCCGAGCTCGCTCGGCGCTGAACCTGCCGTCCGGGCGGCTCGTGGTGTATCTCGGCCGGGTCTGCGAGCAGAAGGGGTCGGACCTGCTGGCACCGTTGGCCGCGGCCCTCCGGCGGACGCTACCGCAGGTGACCGTCGTCGCGGCCGGACCGCCCGAGCGCTTCGCGCGCAACGGCCCGTCCGAGCTGACGAAGGTCCTCACCGGAGCAGGAGTGCGTTGCCTCGGGGCGGTGGACGAGAAGATCGTCGCCGGACTTCTGTCTGCGGCTGACGTCTGTGTACTCCCGACCCGACGGGATGAGATGTTCGGGATGGCGGCGCTGGAGGCTGCCGCCTGCGGGACGCCGGTGGTGGCGGCAGACCTCGGCGGGATTCCAGAGGCCGTGGGGCCATGTGGCCTTCTGTTTCCACAGGGCGACGACCGTGGCTTCATCGAGGCGGTGACCCGCCTACTCCAGGATCCGGAACTCGCGGGGACCCTGCGCGCACGAGCGCCGCAGCACGTTGCGCGGTTCGAGTGGTCGTCGATAGTCAACGAAGCCACGAACTACTACGAGAAGGTCCTTCCGTGA
- a CDS encoding glycosyltransferase, with product MSELVSVLMPIAPRSAWLGQAVSSLIAQTHQDWLLVAVLDGECDQNRAVLQQPQLSGRIRVKVVPPGSGVARALNTGLEASSTELVARFDSDDVCEPERLRTQIAEMRARPELVVLGSSATVIDERGRKIGVLSVPVGPERVRRQLLWRNAVIHPSAVLRREQVLRAGGYDPTFVRAQDYELWLRMSRRGLLDNLASPLLRYRRHSQQHSRPITEPAETMQLRLARRRAAGSHPGRVALSDARHFAWLTVQHVKAWQRG from the coding sequence GTGAGCGAGTTGGTCAGTGTTCTCATGCCCATTGCGCCACGGTCCGCCTGGCTTGGCCAAGCTGTTTCAAGCCTGATCGCCCAGACTCACCAGGACTGGCTCCTGGTCGCGGTTCTCGATGGTGAGTGCGACCAGAATCGTGCCGTCCTGCAGCAGCCCCAGCTGTCCGGCAGGATTCGCGTCAAGGTGGTGCCACCCGGATCGGGCGTCGCGAGGGCGCTCAACACCGGCTTGGAGGCGAGTTCCACCGAACTTGTTGCGCGGTTCGACTCGGATGACGTCTGTGAACCGGAGCGACTTCGTACACAGATTGCGGAAATGCGCGCGCGGCCCGAACTGGTGGTGCTCGGCTCCAGCGCCACCGTGATCGACGAGCGCGGCAGGAAGATAGGCGTGCTGTCCGTCCCGGTCGGCCCCGAGCGGGTACGGCGGCAGTTGCTGTGGCGGAACGCCGTCATTCACCCGTCCGCCGTCCTGCGGCGGGAGCAGGTCCTGCGGGCCGGTGGCTACGACCCGACCTTCGTCCGGGCACAGGACTACGAGTTGTGGCTTCGCATGTCCCGCCGCGGTCTGCTGGACAACCTGGCGTCGCCGCTCCTCCGGTACCGAAGACATTCCCAACAGCACAGCAGACCCATCACGGAGCCGGCTGAGACCATGCAACTCCGGCTGGCCCGTCGCCGGGCGGCCGGATCCCATCCCGGACGTGTCGCGCTTTCGGACGCCCGGCACTTCGCGTGGTTGACCGTGCAGCACGTGAAGGCGTGGCAGCGTGGCTAG
- a CDS encoding glycosyltransferase — MLFLAPLGATLEGFVAPVSRALRPYGLRPVAVAGRGSVPPSLHRSFDAVHEVAPFRRAGLRNLARAGRDLARIVREERVDLLHLHTPYAVAVGRVVARVTRTPHVAVVHGTLFGAPGRAGQLFSVIETVSARLTPTYVTLNPDDQEIYRRLAPRSRVHYAPCGGAGVDAERLRASGPGEPVGEGRPPRVVVMGRLTPDKNFDLAVSAWRVARRSLPDLELRIVGSTSIGEPAWVPPDEPGISAVGWTPEPGVELAAADVVLSTSPREGFGLTVAEALVMGKPVVAVDNRGTRGIAEKVAEGLILVPPRAASISSALLSQLRARTVRIGPGVLESWRQENVVAFHASVILDALARSTGGGRREGRGGAVAAPAETVAAG, encoded by the coding sequence GTGCTCTTTCTGGCACCTCTGGGTGCGACCCTGGAAGGCTTCGTGGCGCCGGTGTCCCGCGCGCTCCGGCCATACGGGCTGCGACCGGTGGCCGTTGCCGGCCGTGGAAGCGTACCGCCGTCGCTGCACCGGAGCTTCGACGCAGTGCACGAGGTCGCGCCATTCCGGCGGGCAGGCCTCAGGAACCTCGCCCGAGCGGGACGAGACCTCGCACGGATTGTGCGCGAGGAGCGGGTGGATCTGCTGCACCTGCACACCCCGTACGCGGTCGCAGTCGGGCGTGTCGTCGCCCGGGTCACGAGGACTCCACACGTGGCGGTGGTGCACGGGACGCTCTTCGGTGCTCCCGGCAGGGCCGGTCAGCTCTTCTCGGTCATCGAGACGGTCTCGGCCCGGCTCACCCCCACCTACGTCACCCTCAACCCAGACGACCAGGAGATCTACCGCCGACTCGCTCCGCGCAGCAGGGTGCACTATGCGCCGTGCGGGGGAGCGGGTGTTGACGCGGAACGCCTGCGCGCCTCCGGGCCCGGCGAGCCGGTGGGGGAAGGGCGGCCGCCACGGGTCGTCGTCATGGGTCGGCTGACGCCGGACAAAAACTTCGACTTGGCCGTCAGCGCCTGGCGGGTGGCGCGGCGATCCTTACCGGACCTCGAACTACGGATCGTCGGCTCGACCAGCATCGGTGAGCCCGCATGGGTGCCGCCGGATGAGCCCGGCATCAGCGCGGTCGGGTGGACACCGGAACCGGGTGTCGAACTCGCTGCTGCCGATGTCGTACTGTCGACCAGCCCCCGTGAAGGGTTCGGGCTGACCGTGGCCGAGGCGTTGGTAATGGGAAAGCCGGTGGTGGCGGTCGACAATCGGGGGACGCGCGGGATCGCCGAAAAGGTCGCGGAAGGACTGATTCTCGTCCCGCCACGAGCTGCCTCCATCTCCTCGGCACTGCTCTCACAGCTACGGGCACGCACAGTACGAATCGGGCCGGGGGTGCTGGAGTCCTGGCGACAGGAGAACGTGGTCGCCTTTCACGCTTCGGTGATCCTCGACGCCCTCGCGAGATCAACTGGCGGTGGCCGCAGGGAAGGGCGAGGCGGAGCGGTCGCCGCGCCGGCGGAAACGGTGGCGGCTGGGTAG
- a CDS encoding sugar transferase — MPAHRQPYDRVKRGLDALFAGLALLVLSPVLLGVGVAVALMMGRPVLFRQTRPGLGGRLFELRKFRTMHPIGPGRVSDGERLTRFGRWLRSSSLDELPTLWNVLRGDMSLVGPRPLMVSYLERYTPEQARRHEVRPGITGLAQVRGRNALSWEKKFSYDVHYVDARCLRLDLRILLETVVVVLRGEGITADGYATAPEFLGTADSVSLTNADRGGAPPA, encoded by the coding sequence ATGCCTGCGCACCGTCAGCCCTACGACCGCGTCAAACGGGGACTCGACGCGCTGTTCGCCGGCCTCGCTCTGCTGGTCCTGTCACCGGTCCTGCTGGGCGTAGGCGTCGCGGTTGCCCTGATGATGGGCCGCCCCGTGCTCTTCCGGCAGACGAGGCCAGGTCTCGGCGGCAGGTTGTTCGAGCTTCGGAAGTTCCGGACGATGCATCCGATCGGTCCAGGTCGGGTCAGCGACGGCGAGCGGCTGACCCGTTTCGGCAGGTGGCTGCGCTCGAGCAGTCTGGACGAACTGCCGACCCTCTGGAATGTTCTGCGCGGCGACATGAGCCTGGTAGGGCCGCGCCCGCTCATGGTGTCATATCTCGAGCGGTACACGCCGGAGCAGGCACGCCGCCATGAGGTACGGCCCGGCATAACCGGACTGGCCCAGGTACGCGGGCGCAACGCGCTGAGCTGGGAGAAGAAGTTCAGCTACGATGTGCATTACGTCGATGCGCGCTGTCTCCGCCTTGATCTGCGCATCCTGCTGGAGACGGTGGTCGTGGTCCTCCGCGGCGAGGGCATCACAGCGGACGGTTACGCGACCGCCCCCGAGTTCCTCGGCACCGCCGACTCAGTGTCGCTGACGAACGCCGACCGTGGCGGCGCGCCCCCGGCCTGA
- a CDS encoding GNAT family N-acetyltransferase, translating to MNFEIWNARRTADATRWLAVHRAWAAREVFAHPSYVRLFAGERDEPLAAYAETQSGFILYPFVLRPVTARHLVRPGRPVSDIISPYGYGGAFHCGANEVEAKEFWSAFDDFCRSRRVVSEFSRLCLFEDRRLPYPGQTEQKLVNVVRDLRTPRDQMWQEFDHKVRKNVNKARRLGVRIEVDETGARLDDFLQIYQGTMDRRHARTGYYFPREFFESILHELPGDFAFFHALHDGRVVSTELLLRSAHTLYSYLGGTERSAFDLRPNDLLKFEVFRWGQEHGMTHVVLGGGYAPEDGIFRYKRAFAPRGLVPYAVGTRVFDEWTYARLVDAHQAEARGRLAGWQPLPGFFPAYRQDLPPVPA from the coding sequence ATGAACTTCGAGATCTGGAACGCCCGAAGGACCGCGGACGCGACGCGATGGCTGGCGGTGCACCGGGCGTGGGCCGCCCGGGAGGTGTTCGCCCACCCTTCCTACGTACGCCTCTTCGCTGGTGAGCGGGATGAACCGCTCGCGGCCTATGCCGAAACGCAGTCCGGGTTCATCCTGTACCCGTTCGTACTCCGGCCGGTCACTGCACGGCATCTGGTCCGCCCGGGGCGGCCGGTTTCCGACATCATCAGCCCGTACGGCTACGGCGGGGCGTTCCACTGTGGTGCGAATGAGGTGGAGGCAAAGGAGTTCTGGTCGGCGTTTGACGACTTCTGCCGGTCCCGCAGGGTGGTGTCGGAGTTCAGCCGCCTCTGTCTCTTCGAGGACCGGCGCCTGCCGTACCCGGGTCAGACTGAGCAAAAGCTCGTCAACGTGGTGCGTGACCTGCGGACGCCTCGGGACCAGATGTGGCAGGAGTTCGACCACAAGGTCCGCAAGAACGTCAACAAGGCCAGGCGGCTGGGTGTCCGGATCGAGGTCGACGAGACCGGGGCACGGCTGGACGACTTCCTCCAGATCTACCAGGGCACGATGGACCGTCGCCACGCCAGGACGGGCTACTACTTCCCCCGAGAGTTCTTCGAGAGCATCCTCCACGAGCTACCCGGAGACTTTGCGTTCTTCCACGCCCTGCACGACGGGCGCGTGGTCTCCACCGAACTCCTCCTCCGGTCCGCCCACACGCTCTACTCGTACCTGGGTGGCACCGAACGGTCCGCGTTCGACCTGCGACCGAACGACCTGCTGAAGTTCGAGGTCTTCCGGTGGGGGCAGGAGCACGGGATGACACATGTCGTACTCGGCGGCGGGTACGCACCCGAGGACGGCATCTTCCGCTACAAGCGAGCCTTCGCCCCCCGTGGCCTGGTCCCCTACGCGGTCGGCACCAGGGTATTCGATGAGTGGACGTACGCGCGACTGGTCGACGCGCACCAGGCGGAGGCGCGGGGCCGGCTCGCCGGCTGGCAACCGCTTCCCGGCTTCTTTCCCGCGTACCGGCAGGACCTGCCGCCCGTACCGGCCTGA
- a CDS encoding aminotransferase class I/II-fold pyridoxal phosphate-dependent enzyme, translated as MTDPVLLSPPDVGPLEESYVLDALRSGWVAPAGPHLEAFEREVAQRVGCAHAVALASGTAGLHLALLGLDVRPGDVVVVPTLTFVATANAVLYTGAEPVFVDCEPATGNLDPALLDELLRNLRARGRRIAAVMPVDMFGACADYSRILPLCAEAEVPVVEDAAEALGSTRHGRAAGSFGRAGVLSFNGNKIITTSGGGMLLSDDADLIARCRYLSTQARQPVSHYEHTDVGYNYRLSNVLAALGRAQLRRLDEVVARRRRLRERYAKLFAAVPGVRLLADDDVDANCWLTTIAIDPAAAGWRAPDLAAHLGANDIETRPVWKPMHLQPVFAGARALLTGAAQRLFENGLTLPSGTAMTESQVVRVLNSIEQFLEGRCPGGDETVR; from the coding sequence GTGACCGATCCGGTCCTCCTGTCGCCTCCCGATGTCGGCCCACTCGAGGAGTCCTACGTCCTGGACGCGCTCCGATCCGGATGGGTCGCACCGGCGGGACCGCACCTAGAGGCGTTCGAACGCGAGGTCGCCCAGCGGGTCGGCTGCGCGCACGCGGTGGCGCTGGCCTCGGGAACCGCCGGCCTGCACCTGGCCCTGCTCGGCCTCGACGTACGGCCCGGGGACGTCGTCGTGGTCCCCACCCTGACGTTCGTCGCGACGGCCAACGCCGTGCTCTACACCGGAGCGGAACCCGTCTTCGTCGACTGCGAGCCCGCCACCGGCAACCTCGATCCGGCGCTGCTGGACGAGCTCCTGCGCAACCTGCGCGCCCGCGGCCGCAGGATCGCCGCCGTGATGCCGGTGGACATGTTCGGAGCCTGCGCCGACTACTCCCGAATCCTGCCGCTCTGCGCCGAGGCCGAGGTACCGGTCGTGGAGGATGCCGCGGAGGCGCTCGGGTCGACCCGGCACGGCCGGGCCGCCGGGTCGTTCGGCCGGGCCGGGGTGCTCTCGTTCAACGGCAACAAGATCATCACAACGTCCGGCGGCGGGATGCTCCTCTCGGACGACGCCGACCTGATCGCCCGCTGCCGCTACCTGTCGACCCAGGCCCGCCAGCCGGTGTCCCACTACGAACACACCGACGTGGGCTACAACTACCGGCTGAGCAACGTGCTCGCCGCACTCGGTCGGGCACAGCTGCGCCGGTTGGACGAGGTCGTGGCGCGGCGGCGCCGGCTGCGGGAGCGTTACGCGAAACTCTTCGCCGCGGTCCCTGGCGTACGCCTGCTCGCCGACGATGACGTGGATGCCAACTGCTGGCTAACCACTATCGCCATCGATCCGGCAGCCGCCGGCTGGCGGGCGCCGGACCTCGCCGCCCACCTCGGCGCGAATGACATCGAGACCCGGCCAGTCTGGAAGCCGATGCATCTTCAGCCTGTCTTCGCCGGTGCGCGCGCGCTGCTCACCGGCGCCGCGCAGCGGCTCTTCGAGAACGGCCTCACCCTGCCCAGCGGCACCGCGATGACCGAGAGCCAGGTTGTCCGGGTGCTCAATTCGATCGAACAGTTCCTCGAGGGCCGATGCCCCGGCGGGGATGAGACAGTGAGATGA
- a CDS encoding DUF389 domain-containing protein: MLHLRIIAPADQTAAVADLLAADPGVTHLAVLNGAGRQPAGDLILCDVVRESADGVLHGLRQLGVEARGGIAADDVELTLSTAADRAARDAPGSGADALVWDEIAAKTGEQTELSGTYLVLIVVATMIAGIGVLLDQPILIVGAMVVGPEFGPLAALCVALLRRKAKIILRSVQAIVVGFLVAMVATVLSTWALTAAGLVSREMLLADRPLTDFIWRPDALSWVVGLLAGVAGMLSLTSKKSGSLVGVLISVTTVPAAANVAVAAAYGVWHEAAGSALQLVINLCAIVLAGLVTLALQQLWWWNVARRTTGPIAPRRPRPPADDRAASAGVRIRHPDRPLR, encoded by the coding sequence ATGCTACACCTGAGGATCATCGCTCCCGCCGACCAGACGGCGGCGGTGGCCGACCTGCTGGCCGCGGATCCCGGGGTCACTCACCTGGCCGTGCTCAACGGAGCCGGCCGCCAGCCCGCGGGCGACCTGATCCTCTGCGACGTCGTGCGGGAGAGCGCGGACGGCGTGCTGCACGGACTCCGGCAGTTGGGGGTCGAGGCCCGCGGTGGGATTGCCGCCGACGATGTGGAGTTGACCCTGTCGACCGCCGCCGACCGGGCCGCCCGGGACGCTCCGGGCAGCGGCGCCGACGCGCTGGTCTGGGACGAGATCGCCGCCAAGACCGGTGAGCAGACCGAACTGTCCGGGACCTACCTGGTCCTGATCGTCGTCGCCACCATGATCGCCGGGATCGGCGTGCTCCTCGACCAGCCCATCCTCATCGTCGGTGCGATGGTGGTCGGCCCCGAGTTCGGTCCGCTCGCCGCGCTCTGCGTCGCGCTGCTGCGGCGCAAGGCGAAAATCATCCTGCGGTCGGTGCAGGCCATCGTGGTCGGGTTCCTGGTCGCCATGGTCGCCACCGTGCTGAGTACATGGGCGCTCACCGCCGCCGGTCTCGTCAGTCGGGAGATGCTGCTCGCCGACCGGCCGCTCACCGACTTCATCTGGCGGCCGGACGCGCTCTCCTGGGTGGTCGGCCTGCTGGCCGGGGTGGCCGGGATGCTCTCGCTCACCTCGAAGAAGTCCGGGTCACTCGTCGGGGTGCTGATCTCGGTCACTACCGTGCCCGCGGCCGCGAACGTCGCCGTCGCCGCCGCGTACGGGGTCTGGCACGAGGCCGCCGGGTCGGCGCTTCAGTTGGTCATCAACCTCTGCGCCATCGTCCTCGCCGGCCTCGTGACCCTGGCCCTGCAACAGCTGTGGTGGTGGAATGTGGCTCGCCGCACCACCGGGCCGATCGCCCCCAGGCGTCCCCGCCCTCCAGCCGACGATCGAGCAGCGTCCGCAGGGGTACGGATTCGCCATCCCGACCGCCCGCTCCGATGA
- a CDS encoding LCP family protein, whose product MTILVAALVLLVIGGGGVGGWLYVRSLEKQVEKVDAFNGLQEEQRPVRAADSALNFLVVGKDQSEPGDTVSRTDSIMLIHVPHSRDRAQLISIPRDTWTTIPASLVEDGGGPTKAKINAAYAWGGTPLLVRTIEGFTGVRIDHVVEVDFVGFGKVIDALGGVDVTVDRAFTSSVPPGRVYEPGVHHMDSAVALEYARERHQFADGDYSRMRHQQAIIAAVMRKASSRGVLTNPGQLNDFLQGTAGAVQVDQKLSVFDTIWNLSGVSAEDVTMLTSPTTGVGMVGDQSVFFPDLAASAKLFAAVKNDTMDEWLAENSPARNPN is encoded by the coding sequence GTGACCATCCTCGTCGCCGCCCTCGTGCTGCTGGTGATCGGCGGCGGTGGGGTCGGCGGGTGGCTCTACGTGCGGTCACTGGAGAAGCAGGTCGAGAAGGTGGACGCCTTCAACGGGCTGCAGGAGGAGCAGCGACCGGTCCGGGCCGCGGATTCCGCGCTCAACTTCCTCGTGGTCGGCAAGGACCAGTCCGAGCCGGGCGACACCGTCTCACGTACCGACAGCATCATGCTGATCCACGTACCGCACAGCCGGGACCGGGCTCAGCTCATTTCGATTCCGCGGGACACCTGGACCACCATCCCCGCCTCCCTTGTGGAGGACGGCGGAGGCCCGACGAAGGCGAAGATCAACGCCGCGTACGCCTGGGGCGGGACGCCCCTGCTGGTCCGGACGATCGAGGGCTTCACCGGCGTACGCATAGACCACGTGGTCGAAGTCGACTTCGTCGGCTTCGGCAAGGTCATCGATGCGCTGGGCGGGGTCGACGTCACGGTCGATCGGGCCTTCACGTCGAGCGTGCCGCCCGGGCGTGTCTACGAGCCCGGCGTGCATCACATGGACAGCGCGGTTGCCCTCGAGTACGCGCGGGAGCGGCACCAGTTCGCCGACGGGGACTACAGCCGAATGCGCCACCAGCAGGCCATCATCGCCGCGGTGATGCGGAAGGCCAGCAGCAGGGGCGTCCTGACCAATCCGGGCCAGCTCAACGACTTCCTCCAGGGGACGGCCGGCGCCGTGCAGGTGGACCAGAAGCTGTCGGTCTTCGACACCATCTGGAACCTAAGCGGCGTCAGCGCCGAGGATGTCACCATGTTGACCAGCCCCACAACTGGCGTGGGGATGGTCGGCGACCAGAGCGTGTTCTTCCCCGACCTGGCCGCCTCGGCGAAACTTTTCGCGGCGGTCAAGAACGACACCATGGACGAGTGGCTGGCCGAGAACTCCCCGGCCCGCAATCCCAACTGA